One part of the Neodiprion virginianus isolate iyNeoVirg1 chromosome 3, iyNeoVirg1.1, whole genome shotgun sequence genome encodes these proteins:
- the LOC124300408 gene encoding myrosinase 1-like isoform X2: MENLILPENLKIGAGSSAYQVEGAWNVSGKGVSNWDWWTHHCPECILDHQNGDIACDSYHKYKEDVALMKNIGIQYYRFSISWARILPTGFLNNVSEAGLQYYRNLIDELLYNGIEPIITLHHFDHPQILEFMGGWTNELMIKWYVDYARIIFQELGPKVKIFTTINEPQIVCAGYNGTVFSPGDTIPDYVGYYLCIHNILKAHATTYHMYNDEFRPYQHGRIGLNNICDGYYPDTPNDTAYAERAFQFICGLLAHPIYIGDYPSVVKERVAHVSKALGYPESRLPTFSPDWISYIKGTADFFALNHYSSQIVAPDTDEARGIYNTDMGVTMSYRESWPTGYLCYVKVVPEGFRMVLQQIKTYYNNPEIMVTEIGFPDRGELNDYSRIKYHRSYMQEMIKAINYDGCRVSRYTVWSLIDNFQLDAGYVAKFGLVKVNFDSPNRERTPKSSAYWFQKVIQTGILQDIPRYMQTEPEAESRECLDR, encoded by the exons ATGGAGAATCTCATTTTACCCGAAAACTTGAAGATCGGAGCTGGAAGTTCAGCCTACCAAGTTGAAGGGGCTTGGAACGTTAGTG GCAAAGGAGTAAGTAATTGGGATTGGTGGACGCATCACTGTCCAGAATGCATATTGGACCACCAAAATGGTGACATCGCTTGCGACTCGTACCACAAGTACAAAGAGGATGTGGCGTTAATGAAGAATATTGGG ATCcaatattatcgtttttcgATCAGTTGGGCACGAATTCTGCCAACTGGATTTCTTAATAACGTAAGTGAAGCTGGCCTTCAATACTACAGAAACTTGATAGATGAACTTCTTTACAACGGTATAGAGCCTATAATAACTTTGCACCATTTTGACCACCCACAAATACTGGAGTTCATGGGTGGATGGACCAACGAACTGATGATTAAATGGTACGTTGACTATgcaagaattatttttcaagaacTAGGACCAaaagtcaaaattttcacaactaTAAACGAACCTCAGATAGTTTGCGCTGGATACAATGGCACTGTGTTCAGCCCTG GTGACACTATACCAGATTATGTCGGGTATTACTTGTGCATCCATAATATTCTGAAGGCTCATGCCACAACGTATCACATGTACAATGACGAATTTCGACCATATCAGCACGGTCGCATTGGTCTGAACAATATCTGTGACGGGTATTATCCAGATACGCCAAATGACACTGCGTATGCTGAAAGAGCTTTCCAATTTATTTGTGGTTTACTAGCACATCCCATTTATATCGGTGATTATCCATCAGTTGTGAAAGAAAGAGTGGCCCACGTAAGCAAGGCACTAGGTTATCCGGAATCACGTCTCCCCACGTTTTCACCAGACTGGATATCGTACATAAA GGGGACAGCTGATTTTTTCGCTCTGAATCACTACTCGTCTCAAATTGTAGCGCCTGACACAGACGAAGCCCGTGGAATATATAACACAGACATGGGCGTAACGATGAGTTATCGCGAAAGCTGGCCCACTGGATATCTTTGCTACGTGAAG GTTGTTCCAGAAGGCTTCCGCATGGTTCTGCAACAAATTAAAACATACTACAATAACCCGGAAATTATGGTAACTGAAATCGGCTTTCCTGACCGCGGTGAATTGAATGACTACAGCCGAATCAAATATCATCGATCTTACATGCAAGAGATGATCAAGGCTATCAATTATGATGGTTGTCGAGTATCAAGATACACGGTGTGGAGTCTCATAGACAATTTCCAATTGGATGCTGGTTACGT AGCTAAGTTCGGACTCGTGAAAGTGAATTTTGACAGCCCCAACAGGGAAAGGACACCTAAGTCGTCGGCATACTGGTTTCAAAAAGTCATTCAAACTGGTATACTCCAAGATATTCCCAGATATATGCAAACAGAGCCTGAAGCAGAGTCAAGAGAATGCCTGGACCGTTGA
- the LOC124300409 gene encoding myrosinase 1-like, with product MKHTLVLVLSWTIISYTSCDEIDSLTFPDGFLFGVATSSYQTEGAWNESDKGISMFDSWSHTCPDCIRDRSHGDIACDSYHKYKEDITLTKQFGFNYYRFSISWARILPAGFTHYVNEEGIQHYKDIIKYLRKNSIEPMVTIYHYDHPQILEDMGGWTNELMVEWYADYARIIFQEFGPMVKIFTTVNEPQEMCAGYKDNGTAPGKLLPHNIGYYLCIHNLLKAHATAYHIYDEEFRASQNGIISINNPCSGQVLDDSNDTIAADTAFQFYCGMVGHPIYIGDYPPIVKKRVALVSKYQGYHKSRLPRFSPEWISYIKGTADYFALNQYTSEIVHSDPDEARGIYKSDSGIIHVRKSTWHNSSIYWLKSVPEGFGNLLRKIKDEYNNPIVYVTENGFPDHGELNDLDRINYFRSYLEELIIAVKRDDCRILSYTIWSLLDNWEFGYGYTTPFGIVKVNFNSTSRERTPKLSAYWWTEVIRTHRLQDVPKINDTLAKIESVWKSNHR from the exons ATGAAACATACTCTGGTACTTGTGCTCAGCTGGACTATTATTTCTTA cACTTCTTGCGATGAAATCGACAGTCTCACCTTTCCGGATGGTTTTCTTTTCGGCGTTGCAACTTCATCTTATCAAACTGAAGGAGCCTGGAACGAGAGCG ACAAAGGAATAAGCATGTTTGACTCTTGGTCGCATACCTGTCCAGACTGCATAAGAGACAGAAGTCACGGAGATATTGCTTGCGATTCTTACCATAAATACAAAGAAGACATCACGTTGACCAAACAGTTTGGA TTCAACTATTATCGCTTCTCAATCAGCTGGGCGAGAATTCTCCCAGCTGGATTCACACACTATGTAAACGAAGAGGGTATTCAGCACTACAAAGATATTATCAAGTATTTACGGAAAAACAGTATCGAGCCTATGGTCACCATCTACCATTACGACCATCCGCAAATACTTGAAGACATGGGTGGATGGACCAACGAGTTGATGGTAGAATGGTATGCCGACTATGCAAGAATCATTTTTCAGGAATTTGGTCCGATGGTCAAGATTTTCACAACTGTAAATGAACCACAAGAGATGTGTGCAGGCTATAAGGATAACGGAACAGCCCCTG GTAAGCTGTTGCCGCACAATATCGGATATTACTTGTGCATCCACAATCTTCTGAAGGCCCATGCTACGGCCTATCATATATACGATGAGGAGTTCCGAGCATCCCAAAACGGTATAATTAGCATTAACAATCCTTGCAGCGGGCAGGTTTTAGATGACTCGAATGACACGATTGCTGCTGACACagcatttcaattttactgtgGAATGGTGGGACATCCTATATACATTGGTGATTATCCACCAATTGTAAAAAAACGGGTAGCCCTGGTTAGCAAGTACCAAGGTTATCACAAATCTCGTCTCCCCAGGTTCTCTCCCGAATGGATATCGTACATAAA AGGAACAGCTGATTACTTCGCTCTTAATCAATACACTTCCGAAATAGTTCATTCTGATCCAGACGAAGCTCGTGGAATATACAAGAGCGACTCTGGCATAATACATGTGAGAAAATCTACCTGGCACAATTCATCTATTTACTGGTTGAAG TCAGTGCCCGAGGGTTTTGGAAATTTACTGCGGAAGATCAAGGATGAATACAACAATCCTATAGTATACGTAACAGAAAATGGATTTCCTGACCATGGCGAACTGAACGACCTAGATCGAATAAACTACTTTCGTTCGTACTTGGAAGAATTAATTATCGCTGTCAAACGTGACGATTGTCGTATTTTAAGTTACACGATTTGGAGTCTCTTGGATAATTGGGAATTCGGCTATGGTTACAC TACTCCGTTTGGGATCGTCAAGGTCAACTTCAACAGTACCAGCAGGGAGAGAACACCCAAGTTATCAGCGTACTGGTGGACAGAAGTTATTCGAACTCATCGCCTTCAAGATGTTCCTAAAATAAACGATACATTAGCGAAGATTGAAAGTGTTTGGAAGAGTAATCACAGATAA
- the LOC124300408 gene encoding myrosinase 1-like isoform X1 translates to MLEKKVENWLATVRGGKIKPCGKVINRKMENFNLVMRSILFIGVNIIVISRTSAEEMENLILPENLKIGAGSSAYQVEGAWNVSGKGVSNWDWWTHHCPECILDHQNGDIACDSYHKYKEDVALMKNIGIQYYRFSISWARILPTGFLNNVSEAGLQYYRNLIDELLYNGIEPIITLHHFDHPQILEFMGGWTNELMIKWYVDYARIIFQELGPKVKIFTTINEPQIVCAGYNGTVFSPGDTIPDYVGYYLCIHNILKAHATTYHMYNDEFRPYQHGRIGLNNICDGYYPDTPNDTAYAERAFQFICGLLAHPIYIGDYPSVVKERVAHVSKALGYPESRLPTFSPDWISYIKGTADFFALNHYSSQIVAPDTDEARGIYNTDMGVTMSYRESWPTGYLCYVKVVPEGFRMVLQQIKTYYNNPEIMVTEIGFPDRGELNDYSRIKYHRSYMQEMIKAINYDGCRVSRYTVWSLIDNFQLDAGYVAKFGLVKVNFDSPNRERTPKSSAYWFQKVIQTGILQDIPRYMQTEPEAESRECLDR, encoded by the exons ATGCTGGAAAAGAAAGTTGAAAACTGGCTAGCCACTGTACGTGGTGGAAAAATTAAACCATGTGGGAAAGTTATTAATCGTAAAATGGAAAACTTTAATCTCGTTATGAGAAGTATTTTATTCATTGGTGTCAACATTATAGTAATTTCAAG AACCTCCGCTGAGGAAATGGAGAATCTCATTTTACCCGAAAACTTGAAGATCGGAGCTGGAAGTTCAGCCTACCAAGTTGAAGGGGCTTGGAACGTTAGTG GCAAAGGAGTAAGTAATTGGGATTGGTGGACGCATCACTGTCCAGAATGCATATTGGACCACCAAAATGGTGACATCGCTTGCGACTCGTACCACAAGTACAAAGAGGATGTGGCGTTAATGAAGAATATTGGG ATCcaatattatcgtttttcgATCAGTTGGGCACGAATTCTGCCAACTGGATTTCTTAATAACGTAAGTGAAGCTGGCCTTCAATACTACAGAAACTTGATAGATGAACTTCTTTACAACGGTATAGAGCCTATAATAACTTTGCACCATTTTGACCACCCACAAATACTGGAGTTCATGGGTGGATGGACCAACGAACTGATGATTAAATGGTACGTTGACTATgcaagaattatttttcaagaacTAGGACCAaaagtcaaaattttcacaactaTAAACGAACCTCAGATAGTTTGCGCTGGATACAATGGCACTGTGTTCAGCCCTG GTGACACTATACCAGATTATGTCGGGTATTACTTGTGCATCCATAATATTCTGAAGGCTCATGCCACAACGTATCACATGTACAATGACGAATTTCGACCATATCAGCACGGTCGCATTGGTCTGAACAATATCTGTGACGGGTATTATCCAGATACGCCAAATGACACTGCGTATGCTGAAAGAGCTTTCCAATTTATTTGTGGTTTACTAGCACATCCCATTTATATCGGTGATTATCCATCAGTTGTGAAAGAAAGAGTGGCCCACGTAAGCAAGGCACTAGGTTATCCGGAATCACGTCTCCCCACGTTTTCACCAGACTGGATATCGTACATAAA GGGGACAGCTGATTTTTTCGCTCTGAATCACTACTCGTCTCAAATTGTAGCGCCTGACACAGACGAAGCCCGTGGAATATATAACACAGACATGGGCGTAACGATGAGTTATCGCGAAAGCTGGCCCACTGGATATCTTTGCTACGTGAAG GTTGTTCCAGAAGGCTTCCGCATGGTTCTGCAACAAATTAAAACATACTACAATAACCCGGAAATTATGGTAACTGAAATCGGCTTTCCTGACCGCGGTGAATTGAATGACTACAGCCGAATCAAATATCATCGATCTTACATGCAAGAGATGATCAAGGCTATCAATTATGATGGTTGTCGAGTATCAAGATACACGGTGTGGAGTCTCATAGACAATTTCCAATTGGATGCTGGTTACGT AGCTAAGTTCGGACTCGTGAAAGTGAATTTTGACAGCCCCAACAGGGAAAGGACACCTAAGTCGTCGGCATACTGGTTTCAAAAAGTCATTCAAACTGGTATACTCCAAGATATTCCCAGATATATGCAAACAGAGCCTGAAGCAGAGTCAAGAGAATGCCTGGACCGTTGA